tgttttggtttgtcagacagaccttcaaagtaggatctatcgcatgactccgtttcaccaatcaaatgcagtcactggtgacgtttgactccgtttcaccaatcaaacagagccaggcggtcatgtgattaactcatacttgccaaccctcccggattttccaggagactcccgaaattcagcgcctctcccgaaaacctcccgggacaaattttctcccgaaaatctcccgaaattcaggcggagctggaagccacgccccctccagctccatgcggacctgagtgacgtcaggtgcgcaacaccacgtaaatcattggccaaccaaaaagtaaccccagtacgctatagccaacattcaccaggagatggcaacagacaaacatagatcactattacattcctccccttttagaaatgtatagaagttactcaaaataaataaacaacccaaccaaaaaatgcagcagctcgattaaaaaactgtacttaagccacattcttttcttttttttttagtactgaactcttaaccctcatttgtaaaaaaaataacatgcttattatacaaacagtatttgtacacctttaacacagatttttatactgtcttcagagattcagtttttttggtggtactcgaaacattTCTGGGTAACTgcaaaagggtgttcagcatggttagaaaaatagtgacagagaatagaacgatggacaattcaacccttaactcaacaatgagtagatgagtgttatgtgtgtgtatatgtgtaaataaatgaacactgaaattcaagtatttcttttatatatatatatatatatatataataaaatatatatatatagctagaattcactgaaagtcaaatatttcttatatatatatatatatatatatatatatatatatatatatatatatatatatatatatatatatatatgaaatacttgacttggtgaattctacctgtaaatatactcctcccctcttagacccgccccaaccacgcccccgccccaccctgaccacgccccccccacccccaacctcccgaaatcggaggtctcaaggttggcaagtatggattaactgcacataaagtttcagcttacatgaactcaacgtcaaatttgaggaagcacatcgcggtaagtaagtaagtagatattttggctgtcaccgtaggctgatgttagcttccctgctatgaatcactgtcaaatgtacatcatgtggggacatttataaacgcactgcagcctcatagacacacacacacacacacacacacacacacacacacacacacacacacacacacacacacacacacacacacacacacacacacacacacacacacacacacactcacacatgcatacaaacaccaatcagaagtgcacagtgtgttctcaggtgcagcccacacctatcagtttatgatttgcgtaaaggctaacttgttattttcctttgtaatctcggCCTACTGagctatggtgctgttaagttattgtggctcaatttgccttaattttttttattttaatgaattattatttaatatatattattgttttagttgcttaagagatattcctggctctgatcttgctcattgctatttttatgtttttgtgcattatttgttgccgtcatcattaaaccaacaggttactcattagttactcagtacttgagtagttttttcacaacatactttttacttttactcaagtaaatatttgggtgactactccttacttttacttgagtaataaatctctaaagtaacagtactcttacttgagtacaatttctggctactctacccacctctggtcgctAGATGCCAATGACAACTCTTTACCCTCATGGTCGTACGCCTCATGCCAGCATGGACCGTCAGCGAGCACTGGCGCGTGGTGCGGATGCTCTCCATGACGACGCACAGGACGCCCCGCCCACTCACTCTGGACTGGCGGACAAGGCAGTGGTCCAGGTCCGCTTTCCTGAAACCCAGTTTGTTGGTTGTTTTGGTCGTGTTATTGACACTGAGGGTGGCGCACTGGTGTCAGTGTAGAATAACATCATCATTTATTTAGGAAAGACCTCATCTCACGTTCCCGCCGTCACAAATAGGTCAGAGGTCAAAGGTCATTTATACATCTTACGTTGCGTTTTGGGGGCAATAAAGGATTTGACGTGTGCATTTCTGTCTGAAAAATGATAATCAGGATATTTTGTTCAAACTGCAGCGATCTTTAAAGTATGGGCAAGGAATACATATGGCCTATTACATCATTAAACTTAAATATATAttcaaaatgtttaaatgtaaaatactgaGGGAAAATATGCatacatattttaatattttatttaaaaaaaaaaccttcttaACTGAAAATGTCCTAATTATTCACTAATAATTAACTATTTATTCAATTACACTTTTGGTGTGTATATTTTACAGAATGCATATGCAGTATTATATGTCCCGACTTGCTTTCTGTCTGAAAAATATCCAATCAGGGTATCTTGTTCCACAGGATGTCACAAAAGTATAGACATTATTTACATACTGTATACTATGCAATTATAAtacaacatatacacatatatatatatatatatatatatatatatatatatatatatatatatatatatatatatatatatacatacatatatatatatatatatatatatatatatatatatatatatatatatatatatatatacatatatatatatatatatatatatatatatatatatatatatatatatatatatatatatatatgtgtatatatatacatatatatatatatatatatatatatatatatatatgtatatatatatatatatatatatatatatatatatatatatatatatatatatatatatatatatatatatatatatacatatatatatgtatatatatatatattaaatcaatgtaacatatacactataatctaggtacatactgtatgttattatttttaaacaaatgtattcattgaatttttttatttatgttattatatacagtaaatacagtatacatatttattttaattttaaacgttgttattattattaataagttgATTATCAACCAAATTAGACttgttatgtacagtatgtatattttaCAGAATGTGTAGACAGTATTTTACGTCCAAACTTGTTTTctgtccaaaaaaataataatcaggaTATTTAGTTCTATAGGGTGTCATGAAATACATATATTACACAACTATAACGAATAAGTAtagtatttttaaatgtatatatgtctatattcaCAGTACAATAAAATTATATGTTTCATTATATAATTGATCAAATATATCAATTGAAAACATTACATTATTGTAAATACGTTGTATTGTTCCCAtatttgtcatatatttaatttctaaaaacatttattaattcATGAATTATTAATCAAATTATACTTTTTTGGTATGTATTTTTTACCGAATGTGTATGCATTATAACATGTCCAGACTTGTTTTCTGTccgaaaaataataattaagttatCTTGTTCTCCAGGGTGCATATTATATACAGTTATACAAATATTTGTgctaaaaaatgtaattttatatatgatataagaaTATGTAAATAGCACTATAAATACATATcttaaccagtgaagttgtcacgttgtgtaaatggtaaataaaaacaaaatacaatgatttgcaaatccttttcaacttatattcaattgagtagactgcaaagacaagatactataaaactttattttttgcaaatattagcttatttggaatttgatgcttgcaacaaaaaagctggcacaagtggcaaaaaagactgagcaagttgaggaatgctcatcaaacactcatttggaacatctcacaggtgaacaggctaattgggaacaggtgggtgccatgattgggcataaaagcagcttctatgaaatgctcagtcattcacaagcgaggatggggcgagggtcaccactttgtcaacaaatggctgagcaaattgttcaacagtttaaaaaacacctttttttaacgagctattgcaaggaatttagggatttcaccatctacggtccgtaatatcatcaaaaggttccgagaatctggagaaatcactgcacgtaagcgatgatattgtggaccttctatccctcaggcggtactgcatcaaaaagtgtgtgtaaaggatatcaccacatgggctcaggaacacttcagaaaaccactgtcagtaactacagttggtcgctacatctgtaagtgcaagttaaaactctactattcaaaaagaaagccattaatcaacaacacccagaaacactgccggcttcactgggcccgagctcatctaagatggactgatacaaagtggaaaagtgttctgtggtctgacgagtccacatttcaaattgtttttggaaactgtggacgtggtgtcctccggaccaaagaggaaaagaaccatccagattgttataggcgcaaagtgtaaaaggcagcatgtgtgatggtatgggggtgtattagtgcccaagacatgggtaacttacacatctgtgaaggctccattaatgctgaaaggtacatacaggttttggagcaacatatgttgccatccaagcaacgtcatcatggacgcccctgcttatttcagcaagataatgctaagccacgtgttacatcaacgtggcttcatagtaaaagagtgcgggtactagactggcctgcctgtagtccagacctgtctcccattgaaaatgtgtggcgcattatgaagcctaaaatagcagaagggagacccccggactgttgaacaacttaagctgtacatcaagcaagaatgggaaagaattccacctgagaagcttcaaaaatgtgtctcctcagttcccaaacgtttactgagtgttgttaaaaggaaaggccatgtaacacagtggtaaaaatgcccctgtgacaacttttttgcaatgtgttgctgccattaaattcaaagttaatgattatttgcacacaaaaaatatcttgtctttgcagtctattcaattgaatataagttgaagaggatttgcaaatcattgtattctctttttatttaccatttacacaacgtgacaacttcactgcttttgggttttgtacatatatacatttatatttatgtatatctatacatatatatatatatatatatatatatatatatatatatatatatatatatatatatgtatatattaataaaacatatgtatttgttatttaaatattaatttctGATTGATAATCAATTATGAATTAAATTTCTTGTTGGACCTCAGCACatttttaaaacccttttttaaaaagttatcagTCAGTCAGCTCCGCGGAacaagtttggacaccactgagtATATATGCTGACCAGGGGCGCTGCTagagattttgggccccatgaaaagaatctttacagggcccccaacacagtgtcattattttttctgtattataatttcatcatcattaggggcctctctgggcccccctccatcatgggcccctagaatccgtctccttttcggcgcccctgatgcTGACACAGCGTTAAACCTGATGATCACTACCTGGCGCTGAGTTCTCGCAGCAAAGTGGGCACCTCCAGCTCGTGTTTGGTCACGATGCCGAAAGAAGCCTTGACGGCCACCGAGTCTGAGCCGCTGACGTTGAAGCCCACGTCGTTAACCAGGTGGTTCCCAAGTCGCCCATTGAGGGCCACGTCCGATTTGTCCTCATAGTTGAGCAGCTGATAAGAAGACACGCCTGCAAGCAAATAAAGACAAACTAGTGATGGAATTACGGACTCTTCATGCTCGCTGTACCTGCTGTAATCTCTTTCTCCCCGACCAGGATGTCTTTGAGGGAGAACGCCGTGGacgcgtatttcttcttcttccagAAACGCCTCTTTCGCTTCCTGGTGACCAGACTGAGGGGCTGGTATCGGTCGGCCTCGCTCAGGCTCGGGACGGGGATCAGCCTCCCCGTGTCGCCCACCTGCTTCACAAAGTTCTTGGTggctgctgcaaacatttttaaaggaCGCCGGATAAAGGAAGGCTTTGTGTCCCTTTAAACATTTCAGCTGATGAATAATGCAGAGAGTTTGTAAGGCAATATGTGTCACCTGATAGGCTGCATCTTCCTGTCACATGACAAACCATGCAGGTTACCATTCAACAACTGTGAGTTTTAGAAGaagaacacacacacgtgtgCTTTTAaccccttttccaacttctttacatctgtccattttctacagcttggaTATTTTTGTCTTCATGCATGAGGGCCGACTTGCCCTCTTTGTGGTTCTGCTCCTGACTTTTGACTGCGCGTTCAGGAATAGACTTCCTGTTTGAAAAAGTTAGTCTTTCATGTCGACGTGATACAACTTATCGTTTagtttagagcatgggtgtcaaactccggcccgcgggccaaatttggcccgccgtgtaatttcatttggcccttgaggcaatatcaaattaacattagagctggcccgcattcaccgctaatattcatacttgccaaccctcccgattttcagtgcccctctcgaaaatctcccggggcaaccattctcccgaatttctcccgatttccacccggacaacaatattgggggcgtgccttaaaggcactgcctttagcgtcctctacaacctgtcgtcgcgtctgcttttcctccatacaaacagcgtgccggctactgtcacatgatatatgcggcttctacacacacataagtgaatgcaaggcatacttgatcaatagccatacaggtcacactgagggtggccgcataaacaactttaacactgttacaaatatgcgccacactgtggacccacaccaaacaagaatgacaaacacatttcgggagaacatctttttttttttctttctttagtttattttgaacatgaacacacttacatcataatacatcacacaatttcatatcatttcattttacatcatgcccgaaaaggagtaggaagaagcaaagcttatttaatcctacccctttcccacttcaaagcgtttacaaatatatagaatcatttactgacctttttatataataaaataacatctatgaattagtatacaacagttttgtaatatgtaattaattaattaattcagtcattattaacatactgagatgaagaatatcttattttcaataaggttggaagtatttctcataattcttcttctttgtactttgtaagcactattattttgaacaacctcttaaactgaatcatatcagtacaatttttaacttctttacttaatccattccatcatttaattccacatactgatatgctaaaagttttaagtgttgtacgtgcatataaatgttttcaattattttttcctctaaggttatatttctcctctttagttgagaagaattgttgtacattctttggtagcaggttatagtttgctttgtacatcattttagctgtttgcaattttaccaaattaccaaactttaatatttttgactcaataaataaatgttctctatatccaacatgatgtattattctaactgatcttttttgtaacacggttagtgaatgtagtgcacatttgtagttatttccccatatttctgcacaataactcagatatggtaacactagcgagcagtagagaatatgaagtgatttttggcccaggacatattttgctttattcattattgaaatgtttttttgccaccttatgttgtatgttttgtatatgagatttccagttcatttgatcatctattaatactcccaaaaatctagtttcttttaccctttctatgtctactccgtctatttgtattcgtgtatgatgctcttttctactgttaccaaatagcattattttagttttactgagattcaaagatagtctgtttttgtcaaagcatctttttaatttgttcatttcttctgttattatttgtattatcttctgtgtgttctctcctgaacagaaagcagttgtgtcgtctgcaaataaaaccaactttaagtccttcgtaaccttacaaatgtcgtttatataaacgcacagtaacacaacataaagacaacagaacaaatacccagaaccccttgcagcactaactcttccgggacgctacaatatacacccccccccccccccaaccaccaaaccccgcccctcccccccaaccccgcccacctgagccccgac
This sequence is a window from Nerophis lumbriciformis linkage group LG23, RoL_Nlum_v2.1, whole genome shotgun sequence. Protein-coding genes within it:
- the pjvk gene encoding pejvakin isoform X2, giving the protein MFAAATKNFVKQVGDTGRLIPVPSLSEADRYQPLSLVTRKRKRRFWKKKKYASTAFSLKDILVGEKEITAGVSSYQLLNYEDKSDVALNGRLGNHLVNDVGFNVSGSDSVAVKASFGIVTKHELEVPTLLRELSARKADLDHCLVRQSRVSGRGVLCVVMESIRTTRQCSLTVHAGMRRTTMRFQIDDGRNPKGRDKAIVIPAHTTIAFSICELLVRLDGRLDICVAPGSRGGFEREQFPTLRLLPYISDAPFADDSTFEELTHSDTYMDDTATDYYEKAASMTDVSTAYLRESAHPRVNLLKHNIPKGPCALCGMGNQKRETVYGCVECSFGSQKYVRLHVVPCFDLWHKTLK